Proteins from one Chelonia mydas isolate rCheMyd1 chromosome 14, rCheMyd1.pri.v2, whole genome shotgun sequence genomic window:
- the LOC119567491 gene encoding zinc finger protein 850-like, which translates to MEPAEEPGPLDAEEGEIVRGTCTEDGMVKIKEENCLEEAKSHLSLLGMLAGKVSSSPEQVAACDSQHISDSQEKIPGETSQGKATSTGRALRKTKNNKAHQRINTAEKPYNCPECGQSFNVSSDLAVHQTIHTDERPNKCMECGEIFNRKSILVTHQRIHTGEKPYKCHDCGKSFRQNSTLRTHEKIHRAEKPYECLQCGKSFQVRSYLLMHERTHTIDKPFKCSDCGKSFCASSDLTKHQRTHTGERPYKCPDCGKSFSDCSAFIKHKKIHVAEKPYNCIDCGKSFRVISALTVHQAIHSGERPYKCPDCGKSFILRSCLIRHQRIHSGAKPYTCPDCGKSFRLSSTLCTHRKIHTSEKPYECLKCGKRFRVSSYLLTHERIHTVDKPYKCPDCGKSFNVRSYLIKHQRIHMGERPFKCLECGKSFNRRSTLITHQRIHTGEKPYKCPDCGKSFSVNSDLIVHQRLHTGERPYKCLDCGKTFRLSSHLTRHRRSHTGERPYKCLVCGENFSDCSGLIKHRRNHTGEEPYKCPECGKNFSVNSALIVHQRTHTGERPYKCLVCGKSFSDCSGLIKHRRIHTEEKPYKCPECGKSFSDSSSLIKHKTIHTGERIYKCPECGKSFSHSSALLKHQRIHTGERPFKCLDCGKRFTDSSALRRHRRIHSEDRPYKCPDCGERFSVTSGLIRHQKIHTEERPFKCSECGKSFQSNSLLKTHQRIHTGEKPYKCPKCGKSFRQSSHLIRHQNIHME; encoded by the exons ATGGAGCCAGCGGAGGAGCCGGGCCCCTTGgatgcagaggaaggggagatCGTGAGAGGCACCTGCACAG AGGATGGGATGGTGAAGATAAAGGAGGAGAATTGTCTGGAGGAAGCAAAATCACATTTGAGTTTATTGGGAATGTTGGCAGGGAAAGTTTCCTCGAGTCCTGAGCAGGTGGCGGCATGTGACTCTCAACACATATCAGACagtcaggaaaaaattcctgGAGAGACATCACAGGGTAAAGCCACTTCCACTGGCAGAGCTCTCAGGAAAACTAAAAATAACAAAGCCCATCAGAGAATTAACACTGCAGAGAAACCTTATAACTGCCCTGAGTGTGGCCAAAGCTTCAATGTGAGCTCAGACCTTGCTGTGCATCAGACAATCCACACTGACGAGAGACCCAATAAATGCATGGAGTGCGGGGAAATCTTCAATCGGAAATCAATCCTTGTTActcaccagagaatccacactggagagaagcCTTATAAGTGCcatgactgtgggaaaagcttccgtCAGAACTCAACACTTAGGACACATGAGAAAATCCACAGGGCAGAGAAACCCTATGAGTGCCTacaatgtgggaaaagcttccaaGTGCGCTCCTACCTTCTTATGCACGAGAGGACCCACACTATAGATAAACCCTTTAAATGCtccgactgtgggaaaagcttctgtGCAAGCTCTGACCTTACGaaacatcagagaacccacacaggagagagaccctataaatgccccgactgtgggaaaagcttcagtgactGCTCAGCCTTTATAAAACACAAGAAAATCCATGTGGCAGAGAAGCCCTATAACTGtattgactgtgggaaaagcttccgtGTGATTTCAGCCCTTACTGTACATCAGGCAATCCActcgggagagagaccctacaagtgccctgactgtgggaaaagcttcatccTGCGCTCATgccttattagacatcagagaatccacagtgGTGCTAAACCTTATACATGCcccgactgtgggaaaagctttcgTCTGAGCTCAACCCTTTGTACTCATCGGAAAATCCATACATCAGAGAAACCCTATGAGTGCCTCAAATGTGGGAAAAGATTCCGAGTGAGCTCCTACCTTCTTACGCATGAGAGGATTCATACTGTAGATAAACCTTATAAATGCcccgactgtgggaaaagcttcaatgtGAGGTCCTACCTTATCAAACATCAAAGAATCCACATGGGAGAGAGACCCTTTAAATGCcttgagtgcgggaaaagcttcaatcgcAGATCAACTCTTATCacccatcagagaatccacactggagagaagcCCTATAAATGTCCtgattgtgggaaaagcttcagtgtgAACTCAGACCTCATTGTACATCAGAGACTCCACACGGGagaaagaccctataaatgccttgactgtgggaaaactttccgTCTGAGCTCACACCTTACTAGACATCGGAGAAGCCACACTGgtgagagaccctataaatgcctggtctgtggggaaaaCTTCAGTGACTGCTCAGGACTCATTAAACACAGGAGAAACCACACAGGAGAAGAACCTTATAaatgccctgagtgtgggaaaaactttaGTGTGAATTCAGCCCTTATTGTACATCaaagaacccacacaggagagagaccctataaatgccttgtctgtgggaaaagcttcagtgactGCTCAGGACTCATTAAACACAGGAGAATCCACACAGAAGAGAAACCTTATAAATGCCccgaatgtgggaaaagcttcagtgacaGTTCAAGCCTTATTAAACATAAgacaatccacacaggagagagaatcTATAAATGCcctgaatgtgggaaaagctttagtcacagctcagcccttttgaaacaccaaagaatccacacaggagagagaccctttaaatgcctggactgtgggaaaaggtTCACGGACAGCTCAGCCCTCCGGAGACACCGGCGAATCCACTCAGAAGACAGGCCCTATAAATGCCCCGACTGTGGGGAACGATTCAGTGTGACCTCAGGCCTTATTAGACACCAGAAAATCCACACTGAGGAGAGACCTTTTAAATgtagtgagtgtgggaaaagcttccagTCAAACTCACTTCTTAAAACACATCAGAGGATCCATACGGGAGAAAAACCATATAAATGCCccaagtgtgggaaaagcttccgtCAGAGCTCCCACCTTATAAGGCATCAGAATATACACATGGAATAG